One genomic segment of Halopiger aswanensis includes these proteins:
- a CDS encoding aminotransferase class V-fold PLP-dependent enzyme, producing the protein MQPSTSMTPTELRADVPALQEGTYLNFGAHGPSPRYVVDAADEFVREHEYESPIRDHPYETAFRAFDRTREAVASFVGADSDEIALTESTTAGINAVANAIDWQPGDVVVRTDLEHPAGTLPWQRLEREGVDVRVVETANGRIDLERFAEAVADARLACFSAVTWTHGTQLPVADLVEIAHEHDAFALVDAVQVPGQLPMDVREWGADAVAAAGHKWLLGLWGGGFLYVDRDVAEDLEPRTVGYRSVETPTAEPFEYAAGARRFEVGSANPAPHVALREAIDAIGDVGIDRIENRIRRLTGRVADGVPDRRLLSPSEPESGLVTIDVDDPAATVERLAADEIILRALPRPNAVRASVHAVNTVGDVDRLLEGLEREW; encoded by the coding sequence ATGCAACCGAGTACGTCGATGACGCCGACCGAACTCCGAGCGGACGTTCCCGCGCTACAGGAGGGTACCTATCTCAACTTCGGCGCTCACGGACCGAGTCCGAGATACGTCGTCGATGCCGCCGACGAGTTCGTCCGCGAGCACGAGTACGAGTCGCCGATCAGGGACCACCCCTACGAGACGGCGTTTCGAGCCTTCGACCGCACTCGAGAGGCAGTCGCGTCGTTCGTCGGTGCCGATTCAGATGAAATCGCGCTCACTGAGAGCACGACGGCCGGGATCAACGCCGTCGCGAACGCGATCGACTGGCAGCCCGGCGACGTCGTCGTCAGGACGGACCTTGAGCATCCAGCCGGCACACTCCCGTGGCAGCGCCTCGAGCGGGAGGGCGTCGATGTTCGCGTCGTCGAGACGGCGAACGGACGGATCGATCTCGAGCGGTTCGCCGAGGCCGTCGCGGACGCCAGGCTCGCCTGTTTCAGCGCGGTCACGTGGACTCACGGGACGCAGCTTCCGGTGGCGGACCTGGTCGAGATCGCCCACGAGCACGACGCGTTCGCACTCGTCGACGCCGTGCAGGTCCCCGGGCAGCTACCGATGGACGTTCGAGAGTGGGGTGCCGATGCAGTCGCCGCCGCCGGACACAAGTGGCTCCTCGGGCTGTGGGGCGGCGGCTTCCTCTACGTCGACCGCGATGTCGCCGAAGATCTCGAGCCACGAACGGTCGGCTACCGGAGCGTCGAGACGCCGACGGCGGAGCCGTTCGAGTACGCTGCCGGTGCGCGCCGGTTCGAAGTCGGGTCGGCGAACCCAGCGCCGCACGTCGCGCTCCGGGAAGCAATCGACGCGATCGGCGATGTCGGGATCGACCGGATCGAGAACCGCATCCGCCGACTGACCGGACGGGTGGCTGACGGCGTTCCCGACAGACGACTCCTGAGTCCGTCGGAGCCGGAGTCGGGACTGGTGACCATCGATGTTGACGACCCAGCGGCGACAGTCGAACGCCTCGCCGCCGACGAGATCATCCTTCGTGCGCTCCCGCGGCCGAACGCTGTTCGCGCCTCCGTCCACGCGGTCAATACCGTCGGAGATGTCGATCGACTGCTCGAGGGGCTGGAGCGCGAGTGGTAG
- a CDS encoding bacterio-opsin activator domain-containing protein: MAGQSLTDSLRETLALFDGSGTPRTTAELADDLEIGRRSTYERLERLVEHGELETKRVGASARVWWRPRSSAETPDSASDAGVRPIQDRSGSIVGELEQCAICLLDSNGRVRTWNAGAERITDSAAGAALGEHISTFYTAADRQADGPEATLETVAETGAVETDQWRVRGDGSTDWAAVTVEAIRDGSGNLEGFAAVLRDATEQRETERRETAERLRRQREQLEALNTLNDVVREIIDTITQRSTREEIERVVCEHLAATESYLFAWIGDVDVTSQTVVGRTEAGVDGYLDGISISVDPDDERSKGPTGRAILKREIQTTQDIRVDDRHDPWRSHIEEYGFRSSAAIPIVHEDTVYGVLNVYAERPRAFEGRERDVISQLGEVVGHAIAAAERKRALMSDTVVELQFRIRDVFGTLNVDTPTIGTITLNHVVPIEDDEYLVYGSVTANGIDGLESLVEALPHWVSVTYRTGGDERGFELRLSEPPVLSTVASLGGSVETAVIEDGDYLMTLHAAPGADVRQVVDTVQEAYPDVELLKQRQLRIDTSERVRDVLEADLTDRQRATLEAAYHAGYYEWPRDASGEDVAESLEIAPPTFNQHLRKAQRKVFDSLLSSPGRPVE; the protein is encoded by the coding sequence ATGGCCGGGCAATCCTTAACCGACAGTCTTCGGGAGACCCTCGCTCTCTTCGACGGCTCGGGAACGCCGCGGACGACCGCGGAGCTCGCTGACGACCTCGAGATCGGTCGCCGGAGCACCTACGAGCGCCTTGAACGACTCGTTGAGCACGGTGAACTCGAGACCAAACGCGTCGGCGCGAGTGCCCGCGTGTGGTGGCGTCCGCGGTCGTCGGCCGAGACACCTGATTCTGCATCCGACGCGGGAGTTCGGCCGATTCAGGACCGGTCTGGGTCGATCGTTGGTGAACTCGAGCAGTGCGCGATCTGTCTGCTCGATTCGAACGGCCGCGTCCGCACCTGGAACGCGGGCGCCGAACGTATCACGGACTCCGCTGCCGGCGCCGCGCTGGGCGAGCACATCTCGACGTTCTACACTGCAGCGGACCGACAGGCGGACGGTCCCGAGGCGACGCTCGAGACCGTCGCGGAAACGGGAGCGGTCGAAACGGACCAGTGGCGCGTTCGAGGGGACGGCTCGACAGACTGGGCAGCCGTCACCGTCGAGGCGATCCGCGACGGCAGTGGTAACCTTGAGGGATTCGCGGCGGTCCTACGGGACGCAACCGAGCAGCGGGAGACGGAGCGCCGCGAGACGGCAGAGCGACTCCGCCGACAGCGCGAGCAACTCGAGGCGCTCAACACCCTCAACGATGTCGTTCGAGAGATTATCGACACAATTACCCAACGGTCGACTCGAGAAGAGATCGAGCGGGTCGTCTGTGAGCACCTTGCCGCGACGGAGTCGTACCTCTTCGCCTGGATCGGCGACGTCGACGTCACCTCCCAGACGGTGGTCGGACGGACCGAAGCCGGCGTTGACGGCTACCTCGACGGTATCTCCATCTCCGTCGATCCGGACGACGAACGCAGCAAAGGCCCGACCGGGAGGGCGATCCTGAAACGCGAAATCCAGACCACGCAGGACATCCGCGTTGACGACAGACACGATCCCTGGCGGAGCCACATCGAGGAATACGGCTTCCGGTCGTCGGCCGCAATCCCGATCGTCCATGAGGATACCGTCTACGGCGTGTTGAACGTCTACGCCGAGCGGCCCAGAGCCTTCGAGGGTCGCGAACGGGACGTGATTAGTCAACTGGGGGAGGTCGTCGGTCACGCCATCGCGGCCGCCGAACGCAAGCGAGCCCTGATGAGCGACACCGTCGTCGAACTCCAGTTTCGAATCCGGGATGTCTTCGGCACACTCAACGTTGACACACCGACAATCGGAACCATCACGCTCAATCACGTGGTCCCCATCGAAGATGACGAGTACCTCGTCTACGGGAGCGTCACTGCGAACGGGATCGACGGACTCGAGTCGCTCGTCGAAGCGCTCCCACACTGGGTGAGTGTGACATATCGAACTGGCGGCGACGAGCGAGGATTTGAGCTTCGCCTCTCCGAGCCACCGGTCTTGTCAACGGTTGCGTCGCTCGGCGGTTCCGTCGAGACAGCCGTCATCGAGGACGGTGACTACCTGATGACGCTTCACGCGGCGCCGGGGGCAGATGTTCGACAGGTCGTCGATACCGTACAAGAAGCATACCCCGATGTGGAGTTGCTGAAGCAACGCCAACTCCGGATCGACACGTCTGAACGGGTCCGCGATGTGCTGGAGGCGGATCTCACCGACCGCCAGCGGGCGACACTCGAGGCGGCGTATCATGCGGGCTACTACGAGTGGCCGCGCGACGCGTCCGGCGAGGACGTCGCCGAATCGCTGGAAATCGCCCCGCCGACGTTCAACCAGCACCTCCGGAAGGCGCAGCGAAAGGTGTTCGACTCGCTGTTATCGAGCCCTGGCCGGCCGGTGGAGTAA
- a CDS encoding DUF7344 domain-containing protein → MSSPTRESAGANESTESDWCRLLGSDRRRMTIDILSGQEPPIELTELASGIAARERGADAVDDETVARVACSLHHVHLPMIDAFGVIEYAPDTNRIGSCPTRFDVRIE, encoded by the coding sequence ATGAGTTCCCCTACACGCGAATCCGCCGGCGCGAACGAATCGACCGAGAGCGATTGGTGTCGGCTGCTCGGGAGCGACCGACGCAGAATGACGATCGATATCCTCTCAGGACAGGAGCCGCCCATCGAACTGACCGAACTCGCATCCGGAATTGCCGCCCGCGAACGCGGCGCCGACGCGGTCGATGACGAGACCGTCGCCCGCGTGGCGTGTTCGCTTCACCACGTTCACCTCCCGATGATCGATGCGTTCGGCGTGATCGAGTACGCGCCGGATACGAACCGTATCGGGTCGTGTCCGACCCGATTCGACGTTCGAATCGAATAA